GGGAACTTGTCGTGTTCGGGCTTCTTCCCCCGGAGGACGGGGATGGCGAGCACGTCCTCGTACACCGCCTCGTACTGGTCGAGGCGAGTCGTCGTCTCCGACCACGCATCTTCTTCGCTCGCGTGCGCGGTGTGTCCCTCCTGCCAGAGGAACTCCTTGGTGCGGAAGAACGGCTTCGTCTCCGTCGCCTCCCAGCGGATCACGCTACACCACTGGTTGACGCGCATCGGGAGGTCCCGGTAGCTCCGAATCCACTGGCTCAGATACGGTGCGATGATGCTCTCGCTGGTCGGGCGGACCGCGAGGCGCTCCTCCAACTCCTCGTAGCCGCCCTGGGTGACCCACGCCACCTCGGGGTCGAACCCCTCGACCACGTCCTTCTCGCGTTCCAGATACGACTCCGGAATGAGCATCGGGAAGTAGGCGTTCTGAACGCCCGTCGCCTTGAACCGGGCGTCGAGTTCGTCCTGTATCGCCTCCCAGAGCGCGTAGCCACGCGGGCGCGTGACGATGAACCCGCTCATGCCCTCCGGACCGTAGTTCGCGAGGCCGGCCTTCCGGACGACTTCGGCGTACCACTCCCCCGTGCTGTGTTCTTTCGACTCGGTGATGCCGAGTTCCTGATCGTCGGTCATTACCGAACGGTGACGGAGATGCGGCTTAAAACGTGCGAAGCCCCCCTACGCCTGCCCTTTGCACTCGTCGGCGTACCGGTCCGCCAGCCGCGTCGGCTCCGGGAGCTTGTAGCCGGCGCCGAGTCGGGCCACCAGATCCACCGCCGTCTCCGCGCTCACGCGGTGGCCGGGACTGACGTACAGCGGGTTGATGACGGCGTTCGACTCGTACTGGCGCGACTGGTAGGCGTAGCCGATGACGGTCCCCGCGGGGGCGTCCACCCCGTCGTCCGCGACGACGGGCGCCCGCCACCCCTCGGGGCGGCCGTCGACGTCGCCCTCGACCCGGCCACAGAGGAGGTTCTTGGCGACGCCGATGCTCGGTACGTCGAGGACGACGCCGAGGTGGGTAGCGAGGCCGGCCTGTCGGAAGTGGATGCGGCCGCTCCCGTCGAAGACGACGAGGTCCGGCGTCGAGTCGAGCGCCTCGAACGCCGCGAGGATCGGGCCACCCTCCCGAAAGGAGAGGAGACCGGGTACGTAGGGGACGGAGAGATCGGTGACGGCGTGGGCGCGTTCGACCACCTCGCCGCCGCGCAGGCAGACGACGGCGCTGACCGCCCGGTCGTCGTCGAGGAAGGCCTGATCGACGCCCGCGACGAGCGGTCGGTCCCCGGTGAGCGACGCGTCACCGGAGACGGCGACGGCCGCCGAGTCGAAGTCGAAGTCGTCCTCGAACCGGGCGGCGCCGGCTACCCGCCGCTGGAGCGCCTCCATCTCCGCTCGGGACTGGGCGGGGTCGGGGACGAACTCGGGGTGGGCGGGCGTCACGCGAGGCTCACCGCCGGCCCGGGCCGCCGGGACCACCCGGACCGCCGGGGCCGCCCGGCCCTCGTCCCCCACCGAACGTCAACTGGTCGGGGACCTTCCGTGGCCGCTTGATCCGCTTCCCGTACGCCAGGCCGACGACGAGGCCGATCAGGTGGGCGAGGTGGGCGACGTTGCCCTGCCCAACCGACGCGGCCGACTGTGGCTGGAGGAAAAAGAGCACCGAGATGACGGCGAACGCGGCGGTGAACAGCCACAGCGGGATGGGGATGATGAAGTAGAGGTAGATGCGCAGGCTGGGGTTGAGGACGGTCAGCACGCCCAGAACGGCGAAGATGGCACCGCTGGCGCCGACGACGGAGACGGCGCCCGCACCGAGGACGATGCTGGCGACGACGAACCCGAGACCCGCGAGGACGCCGCTGGCGAGAAAGAGCGCGGCGAAGCGTTTCGATCCGGTGTACCGCTCGACGAGCGGGCCGAAAAAGTACAGCACGATGCTGTTACCGGCGATGTGATACAGGCCGCCGTGGGCGAAGATGGAGGTGAGCCACGTCCAGACGTAGAGGAGGCGGTCCGACTGCAGAACGAACAGCGTCTCCATCGCGCCGCGTCCGAACAGGCCGCCGACCAGGAACTGGAGGGCGAAGGTGATCCACATGAGCGCGAGAAACAGGTACGCGACGTTGCCACGGAAGTACCCGAGGACGCCACCGGTCCCGGTCAGCGAGCCGAGGCTTGGGAGTCGGTCCGCCAGCCCTCGGCTCCCGCCCTCGTCGCGGACGCTGTCGTCGAAGCCGCTGTCGAAGACGCCGTCGGGGTCGTTCCACTCGTTCAGCCCGGGACAGTCGTGGTTCTCGGGCAACCGGTGTTCGGCACAGAACGTCCCGCCACAGCGCCGACACTGGTACGGCAGGTTCTCGTGACTGCCGCACTCGTCGCACTGAGCCATTGGCGACCACTAACGGTGGCGCCGACAAAAAGGGGTGCGTTCGTCGACGCCTCGCTATCGACCGACTCCGCCCTCGGCCGCCCCGTCGTCGTCGCGTCGCTCGTAGTTCGACGGAACGACCGTCGGGTGACGAAGGCCGAGACGCGCCGATTCGGTGTCGCTCATACCTCCGATTACGGCGGTCTCACTCAAAAGATTACCCATGCGCATAACACATCGCGGGTGCCGGAGGAATTACCGAGGGGTATCGCGCGCCTACGCGAACTTCTCCTGGTAGAGATCGAGTGCGTGTTCGATGGCGTCTTTCGCGGCGGCCTTGTCCTCCCAGCCCAGCGTCTCGACTTCCTTGCCCTCCTCCAAGTTCTTGTAGGTCGTGAAGAACTCGTCTATCTCGTCGACGGTCTGCTGGGGGATGTCGTCGAGGTCCTGCAGGTGGTCGAAGCGGGGGTCCTCGGTCGGCACGGCGATGACCTTGTCGTCCTGTTCGCCGTCGTCGTCCATCTTCATCAGCGCGATGGGACGGGCTTCGACGATGCAGCCCGGGAAGGTCTGGTCCTCGACGAGGACGAGGACGTCGAAGGGGTCCTCGTCGTCGTAGTACGACTGCGGGATGAACCCGTAGTCGCTCGGGTAGTGGACGTTGCTGTGGAGGACGCGGTCGAGGACGACGCCGGGGACGTCCTTGTCGTACTCGTACTTGTTGCGTTCGCCTTTGAGACACTCGACGACCGCGTGGATGGTCTCGGGCGGATTCGGACCGGCATCGAGGTCTGTCCAGAGGTTCACCATGTTGATACGACTACCGAAGCGTCAAATATGCCTTTCGGGACGGGACGGAAACACGAATGAAAAAGTACATGAACGGCCGGTCCGGATGTTGCGTGACTGCCACGAACGGTCGGCCGACCACCGGTCGACCGTCCCGCACCGGGCACGCGACGAGCCAGATGGCGACGACCGGGCAGTTGTCGTCACGACGAATCCGTCTACACTGGTTCGATCAGAGACCTGTCCATCTTCGGTGAGATCGCATTTTCCCGATACGGGCGAGAGAACGCCCGTAGACAGCCGAGTTGAGAAGGGTTAAATATCCCCGTGACATTTCCATAAGCATGTCAGAGGCACAAACAGTCAGCAGCGAGCCCGGCATCGTTCGCGATCTCACCGCGTTCCAGCACAACATCCTCGTGATCCTCTCCGAGGAACCCATGTACGGCCTGGCGATCAAGCGCCAACTCGAGGAGTACTACGGCACCGAGGTCAACCACGGACGCCTGTACCCCAACCTCGACGACCTCGTCGAGATGGGACTGGTCGAGAAGAGCGAACTCGACAAACGGACGAATCAGTACGAACTCACCGAGGACGGCCACGAAGCGGTCCTCAACCGGATGAACTGGGTTCTCTCGAAGTTCGTCACCGGCGACGACCGGGCCGAGTCCGTCCGCGATCTCGTCGACGCGCAGTCCTGAACTCGGGCACCGGCGGTTCGTCCGTCAGTTCCGGCCGTCGTGGTCGGTGACAGTCCGTAACCGATCACGACCGTCCGTCTCGGTCACCGCGAAGACGTGTTCGAGCGACCGCTCCACGGCGTCCCGTTGCTCGTCGCTC
This window of the Haloplanus rubicundus genome carries:
- a CDS encoding PadR family transcriptional regulator; translation: MSEAQTVSSEPGIVRDLTAFQHNILVILSEEPMYGLAIKRQLEEYYGTEVNHGRLYPNLDDLVEMGLVEKSELDKRTNQYELTEDGHEAVLNRMNWVLSKFVTGDDRAESVRDLVDAQS
- a CDS encoding endonuclease V; this encodes MTPAHPEFVPDPAQSRAEMEALQRRVAGAARFEDDFDFDSAAVAVSGDASLTGDRPLVAGVDQAFLDDDRAVSAVVCLRGGEVVERAHAVTDLSVPYVPGLLSFREGGPILAAFEALDSTPDLVVFDGSGRIHFRQAGLATHLGVVLDVPSIGVAKNLLCGRVEGDVDGRPEGWRAPVVADDGVDAPAGTVIGYAYQSRQYESNAVINPLYVSPGHRVSAETAVDLVARLGAGYKLPEPTRLADRYADECKGQA
- a CDS encoding rhomboid family intramembrane serine protease — its product is MAQCDECGSHENLPYQCRRCGGTFCAEHRLPENHDCPGLNEWNDPDGVFDSGFDDSVRDEGGSRGLADRLPSLGSLTGTGGVLGYFRGNVAYLFLALMWITFALQFLVGGLFGRGAMETLFVLQSDRLLYVWTWLTSIFAHGGLYHIAGNSIVLYFFGPLVERYTGSKRFAALFLASGVLAGLGFVVASIVLGAGAVSVVGASGAIFAVLGVLTVLNPSLRIYLYFIIPIPLWLFTAAFAVISVLFFLQPQSAASVGQGNVAHLAHLIGLVVGLAYGKRIKRPRKVPDQLTFGGGRGPGGPGGPGGPGGPGRR
- a CDS encoding inorganic diphosphatase; this encodes MVNLWTDLDAGPNPPETIHAVVECLKGERNKYEYDKDVPGVVLDRVLHSNVHYPSDYGFIPQSYYDDEDPFDVLVLVEDQTFPGCIVEARPIALMKMDDDGEQDDKVIAVPTEDPRFDHLQDLDDIPQQTVDEIDEFFTTYKNLEEGKEVETLGWEDKAAAKDAIEHALDLYQEKFA